The Aquipuribacter hungaricus genome has a segment encoding these proteins:
- a CDS encoding MBL fold metallo-hydrolase has translation MAGALRVDSTVTSGTFSLDGQTYDVDNNVWVLGDDDECLVVDPAHDLDAVAALAGARRVLAVVLTHAHDDHCREAPAAGARFRAPVLLHPADAPVWRLTHGDLRWDADLADGDVLDVAGEQVHVLHTPGHSPGSVCLHVPALGTVLTGDTLFQGGPGATGRSYSDRPTIEASVRSRLFVLPDGTVVRTGHGASTTVGEEAEALGR, from the coding sequence ATGGCCGGCGCGCTGCGGGTCGACTCCACGGTCACGTCCGGGACGTTCAGCCTGGACGGGCAGACCTACGACGTCGACAACAACGTGTGGGTGCTCGGCGACGACGACGAGTGCCTGGTCGTCGACCCGGCGCACGACCTGGACGCGGTGGCCGCGCTGGCCGGGGCCCGCCGGGTGCTGGCCGTCGTGCTCACCCACGCCCACGACGACCACTGCCGGGAGGCGCCGGCCGCCGGTGCGCGGTTCCGGGCGCCCGTGCTCCTGCACCCCGCCGACGCCCCGGTGTGGCGGCTCACCCACGGCGACCTGCGCTGGGACGCCGACCTGGCCGACGGGGACGTGCTCGACGTCGCCGGCGAGCAGGTGCACGTCCTTCACACCCCCGGCCACAGCCCCGGGTCGGTGTGCCTGCACGTGCCCGCCCTGGGCACCGTGCTCACCGGCGACACCCTGTTCCAGGGCGGCCCCGGTGCCACCGGCCGGTCCTACAGCGACCGGCCCACCATCGAGGCGTCGGTCCGGTCCCGGCTGTTCGTCCTGCCCGACGGCACGGTGGTCCGGACCGGCCACGGCGCGTCGACGACGGTCGGCGAGGAGGCGGAGGCACTCGGCCGCTGA